One genomic region from Lujinxingia vulgaris encodes:
- a CDS encoding TIGR01777 family oxidoreductase produces MPEFTRRTGYPVSSLELYDWHARPGAFERLVPPWESIEVLEQSGGIADGARLVMRIQQGPVGVVWEAHHRDHIEGHQFVDEQVRGPFKRWTHTHRFEDLGPQQSLLIDEVDYALPMGALGRFFGGGFAEELVEAMFAFRHRRTGDDLRRHQALSKKPLRVAVSGSSGTIGRALVAFLSTGGHEVFKIVRRRAVAPDEIAWSVDTGEVEQSKLEGLDAVVHLAGEPVLGGRWSEVKRRRIAKSRVKGTTALSRAIADLTDPPKIFLSASAIGYYGDRGEEALDENADAGSGFLAEVCRGWEAATEVAQNAGVRTVHLRIGQVLDPRAGAFAELRRAQKFGGATRIGSGAQFMSWIDLDDVLGAILFLMADEKGQALKGPVNLVAPRAQTNAEVMATMARVLGGVRVTPVPGAAVKTILGADAARETALASQRVVPRRLLDAGFAFFYPELDEALAMKFGVAQSQPGTHG; encoded by the coding sequence ATGCCTGAGTTCACTCGCCGCACCGGCTACCCGGTCAGCTCGCTGGAGCTCTACGACTGGCACGCCCGGCCCGGGGCTTTTGAGCGCCTGGTGCCCCCCTGGGAGTCCATCGAGGTGCTGGAGCAGAGCGGGGGCATCGCCGACGGCGCGCGCCTTGTGATGCGCATCCAACAGGGGCCGGTGGGCGTGGTCTGGGAGGCCCACCACCGCGACCATATCGAGGGGCATCAGTTTGTGGACGAGCAGGTGCGCGGCCCCTTTAAACGCTGGACGCACACCCATCGTTTTGAAGATCTGGGGCCGCAGCAGAGCCTGCTGATCGATGAGGTTGACTACGCGCTGCCGATGGGGGCGTTGGGGCGTTTTTTCGGCGGAGGTTTTGCCGAAGAGCTGGTGGAGGCGATGTTTGCGTTTCGCCACCGGCGCACCGGCGATGATCTTCGACGGCATCAGGCGCTCTCGAAAAAGCCGCTGCGCGTGGCGGTGAGCGGCAGCTCCGGCACGATCGGGCGAGCGCTGGTGGCCTTCTTGAGCACCGGCGGCCATGAGGTCTTTAAGATTGTGCGCCGGCGTGCGGTGGCCCCCGATGAGATCGCCTGGTCGGTGGACACCGGTGAGGTGGAGCAGAGCAAGCTCGAAGGGCTCGACGCGGTGGTGCACCTGGCCGGGGAGCCGGTGCTGGGAGGGCGTTGGTCGGAGGTTAAACGGCGGCGCATTGCGAAGAGTCGGGTCAAGGGCACCACTGCACTTTCCCGGGCCATCGCCGATCTCACGGATCCTCCGAAGATCTTTTTGAGCGCGAGCGCCATTGGCTATTACGGCGATCGCGGCGAAGAGGCGCTCGATGAGAACGCCGACGCTGGAAGCGGCTTTCTGGCCGAAGTTTGCCGGGGGTGGGAGGCGGCCACCGAGGTCGCGCAAAACGCGGGGGTGCGCACGGTCCATCTGCGCATCGGCCAGGTGCTCGACCCTCGCGCCGGCGCGTTCGCCGAGCTTCGGCGCGCGCAGAAGTTCGGGGGCGCCACGCGCATCGGCAGCGGCGCGCAGTTTATGAGCTGGATCGACCTGGACGATGTGCTCGGCGCGATCCTCTTTTTGATGGCCGACGAAAAAGGGCAGGCGCTTAAGGGGCCGGTCAACCTGGTGGCGCCGCGGGCCCAGACCAACGCCGAGGTGATGGCGACGATGGCGCGGGTGCTCGGTGGGGTGCGGGTGACGCCGGTGCCGGGCGCGGCGGTCAAAACGATCCTTGGGGCCGATGCTGCCCGCGAGACCGCCCTGGCCAGCCAGCGGGTCGTGCCGCGTCGGCTGCTCGATGCGGGCTTTGCGTTCTTTTACCCGGAGCTCGATGAGGCGCTGGCGATGAAGTTCGGGGTGGCTCAGAGTCAACCCGGGACGCACGGTTGA
- a CDS encoding glycosyltransferase family 4 protein: MTLAIFIHDSIFYPRNDQMWAPGAPDRRTWEPYLTVFDRLTVAGRLRPTSPPAGASRADRPGVNFVALPDLASPARWLTRMPEAARQIDALIAPADLVIARTSVLGNLAAFCALRAQKNLVFEVVGCPLGAYWHHGSIFGKIYAPLAALQTRALAARAPFVHYVTRRYLQGRYPARGQILALSDARIDLPDESVLRERLARIDAGISHPARVGMIAAFDLHYKGLDVLLKAISLLPAHLRPTLHIAGSGEPGPWLARARQMGLDGVLHFEGVLPREEVVDWLDTLDLYVQPSREDALPRSVVEALSRAVPTLGSSAGGLPELLPEDALHTPGDAQKLAGDLRRYLTQPALLKAAATRGVETAGEVADPARAAEHHDFLRQAASLA, from the coding sequence ATGACGCTCGCCATCTTCATCCACGACAGCATCTTCTACCCCCGCAACGACCAGATGTGGGCCCCCGGTGCCCCCGACCGCCGCACCTGGGAGCCCTACCTCACGGTCTTCGACCGCCTCACCGTTGCCGGTCGCCTGCGCCCCACCTCCCCGCCTGCGGGCGCCTCGCGCGCCGACCGCCCCGGGGTGAACTTCGTCGCGCTCCCCGATCTGGCCAGCCCCGCCCGCTGGCTCACTCGCATGCCCGAGGCCGCTCGCCAGATCGACGCGCTCATCGCCCCGGCCGACCTGGTCATCGCCCGCACCAGCGTGCTGGGAAACCTGGCGGCCTTCTGCGCGCTGCGCGCTCAAAAGAACCTCGTCTTCGAAGTCGTCGGTTGCCCCCTGGGCGCCTACTGGCATCACGGCTCGATCTTCGGAAAAATCTACGCACCGCTGGCCGCCCTTCAAACCCGCGCGCTGGCCGCCCGCGCCCCTTTTGTGCACTACGTCACTCGTCGCTACCTCCAGGGCCGCTACCCTGCCCGGGGCCAGATCCTGGCGCTGAGCGACGCCCGCATCGATCTCCCTGACGAGTCGGTGCTGCGCGAGCGCCTGGCCCGCATCGACGCCGGGATCTCACACCCGGCGCGCGTGGGCATGATCGCCGCCTTCGACCTCCACTACAAAGGCCTCGACGTGCTGCTCAAGGCCATAAGCCTGCTGCCTGCTCACCTGCGTCCCACGCTCCATATCGCCGGCAGTGGCGAGCCCGGGCCCTGGCTTGCGCGCGCCCGCCAGATGGGGCTGGACGGGGTGTTGCACTTCGAGGGGGTGCTGCCGCGTGAGGAGGTTGTCGACTGGCTCGATACCCTCGATCTCTACGTGCAGCCCAGCCGCGAAGACGCGCTGCCCCGATCCGTCGTCGAGGCCCTCTCCCGCGCGGTGCCCACCCTGGGAAGCAGCGCCGGTGGCCTGCCCGAGCTCCTGCCCGAAGACGCCCTGCACACCCCCGGCGACGCTCAAAAACTCGCCGGCGACCTGCGCCGCTACCTCACCCAACCTGCCCTCTTAAAGGCCGCGGCAACCCGGGGCGTTGAGACCGCCGGAGAGGTCGCCGACCCCGCCAGAGCCGCAGAACATCACGACTTTCTGCGTCAGGCGGCGAGTCTCGCGTAA
- a CDS encoding thiamine pyrophosphate-dependent dehydrogenase E1 component subunit alpha, translating to MVAAERKEQPEQNEERIDPGARFAQMEGALSEKLYAQMRLIRRFEEQLLERFDRGLLVGTTHAYIGQEADAVGVINHLRAGDVVFSNHRCHGHYLVWGDKPEALAAELMGRSGGLVGGRGGSQHICDGGFYTNGIQGGIVPGALGLSLAKKVRGEDAVAVVFIGDGTLGQGVLYECLNMASLWGAPLLIVLEDNAWAQSTPSYREVAGSMLERARAFGLEAGEIESTDAEDIYDHFGGIIEDVRQSVRPRLEVIHTYRLCHHSRSDDQRPAEEVEARRADDPLPKQRQRVSGQRARAIEEAVEARLLKAFEAAEAQAQPSIEQLDDPLLRGMPGPHT from the coding sequence ATGGTCGCAGCAGAGCGTAAGGAGCAACCCGAACAGAACGAGGAGCGCATCGATCCCGGAGCGCGATTTGCGCAGATGGAGGGCGCGCTCAGCGAGAAGCTCTACGCTCAGATGCGCCTGATCCGCCGCTTTGAAGAGCAGCTTCTGGAGCGTTTTGATCGCGGCCTGCTGGTGGGCACCACCCACGCGTACATCGGCCAGGAGGCCGACGCGGTGGGGGTGATCAACCATCTGCGCGCCGGCGATGTGGTCTTTAGCAATCACCGCTGCCACGGTCATTACCTGGTCTGGGGCGATAAGCCCGAGGCGCTGGCCGCCGAACTGATGGGGCGCTCAGGAGGGCTTGTGGGCGGGCGCGGCGGAAGCCAGCACATCTGCGACGGGGGCTTTTATACCAACGGCATTCAGGGGGGCATTGTGCCCGGAGCGCTGGGGCTCTCGCTGGCCAAAAAGGTGCGCGGCGAAGATGCGGTGGCGGTGGTCTTTATCGGCGACGGCACCCTGGGCCAGGGCGTGCTCTACGAGTGCCTGAACATGGCGAGCCTGTGGGGCGCGCCACTGCTGATCGTTCTGGAAGATAACGCCTGGGCGCAGTCCACGCCCAGCTACCGGGAGGTGGCCGGCTCGATGCTGGAGCGGGCGCGGGCTTTCGGGCTGGAAGCCGGTGAGATCGAATCAACCGACGCCGAAGACATCTACGACCACTTTGGGGGCATCATCGAGGACGTTCGCCAGAGCGTGCGCCCCCGGCTCGAGGTGATCCACACCTACCGCCTCTGCCACCACTCCCGCAGCGATGATCAGCGGCCCGCCGAAGAGGTCGAGGCGCGGCGCGCCGATGATCCCCTTCCGAAGCAGCGCCAGCGCGTCAGCGGGCAGCGCGCCCGGGCCATCGAAGAGGCGGTGGAGGCGCGGCTTCTGAAGGCCTTTGAGGCCGCAGAAGCCCAGGCGCAGCCTTCGATTGAGCAGCTCGACGATCCCCTCCTGCGCGGGATGCCCGGACCACATACCTGA
- a CDS encoding alpha-ketoacid dehydrogenase subunit beta — protein MSQTVLESLNQALHRMMQADERVHLIGEDLLDPYGGAFKVSRGLSTAFEDRVWTTPISEAGFVGVAIGMAMGGLLPVVEIMFGDFVLLAADQLINHGAKYSWMYNEKVDVPLVVRLPMGGRRGYGPTHSQTLEKHFLGAPGLAIVATNPFVDSGRLLETATLYDRRPVLFVENKKMYARRQRLIDQGRCESMAARVSAGPYPTVSLSFGGFEMADVTLVAYGGMAELAVEAAERLLIEDERYCEVILPTSIQPLEMDAIAQSVARSGHLVVAEESPGAGGFGAEVISALPAAAWAALRAQPQRVSALNVPIANSPALEAATLPDVDDLLNAMRRVAPASSSRSATG, from the coding sequence ATGAGTCAGACTGTGTTGGAGTCTCTTAATCAGGCGTTGCATCGCATGATGCAGGCCGATGAGCGTGTGCACCTCATCGGCGAAGATCTTCTCGACCCTTATGGCGGGGCCTTCAAGGTGAGCCGGGGGCTCTCCACCGCGTTTGAAGATCGGGTGTGGACGACACCGATCTCGGAGGCGGGCTTTGTGGGGGTGGCCATCGGCATGGCGATGGGGGGCTTGCTGCCGGTGGTCGAGATTATGTTTGGCGACTTTGTGCTGCTGGCCGCCGATCAGCTGATCAACCACGGGGCCAAGTACTCGTGGATGTACAACGAGAAGGTCGATGTGCCTCTGGTGGTGCGCCTGCCGATGGGGGGGCGGCGCGGCTACGGCCCCACCCACAGCCAGACCCTGGAGAAGCACTTTCTGGGCGCACCGGGCCTTGCCATTGTGGCCACCAACCCCTTTGTGGACAGCGGGCGGCTGCTGGAGACGGCCACCCTCTACGATCGGCGACCGGTGCTCTTTGTCGAAAATAAAAAGATGTACGCGCGACGCCAGCGCCTCATCGATCAGGGGCGCTGCGAGTCGATGGCCGCGCGCGTCAGCGCGGGCCCCTACCCCACCGTCAGCCTGAGCTTTGGGGGCTTTGAGATGGCCGATGTCACGCTGGTGGCCTACGGCGGGATGGCTGAGCTTGCGGTTGAGGCCGCCGAGCGCCTTCTTATTGAGGATGAGCGCTACTGCGAGGTGATCCTGCCCACCTCCATTCAACCTCTGGAGATGGATGCCATCGCCCAATCGGTCGCGCGCAGCGGGCATCTTGTGGTGGCCGAAGAGTCGCCAGGCGCCGGTGGGTTCGGCGCGGAGGTGATCAGCGCGCTTCCGGCTGCAGCCTGGGCAGCGCTGCGCGCCCAGCCACAACGCGTCTCTGCCCTCAACGTCCCTATCGCCAACAGCCCGGCGCTGGAGGCGGCGACGCTGCCCGACGTCGACGATCTTCTCAACGCGATGCGGCGCGTGGCGCCGGCGAGCTCCTCACGCAGCGCGACCGGCTAA
- a CDS encoding NeuD/PglB/VioB family sugar acetyltransferase, producing MEWVNIPMLNANEDEVEVVEVPVEEGQEVERGQVLCTLESTKATADVEAPCEGFVRALGVREGQRAKVGQPLCALTATAEEPVHLSSAQTAAGAQAEGDLPRATRRAAALASEYEVDLRTIPHEGILTERDILAHLGQGQGALRAPRDQASQARADMEVGGGGDAIVIYGAGGHARVVIDMVREGRRDLRIIGIIDDAPDRPAELLGVPVLGDASMFAGLRERGVRLAALGVGAVTHNALRAELFSRLKREGFLMPNLIHPRAAVESSAQMGQGNQIFAGAVVSSCVRLGDNTIINSNVVVSHDCVIDDHAHLTPGALLAGGVQVGPRSVVGMGATIFLGVRVGADVIVGNGSHILQDLDDQQVVRAGER from the coding sequence ATGGAATGGGTCAACATCCCGATGCTCAACGCCAACGAAGATGAAGTGGAGGTTGTTGAGGTTCCTGTGGAAGAAGGACAGGAGGTGGAGCGCGGTCAGGTGCTCTGCACCCTGGAGTCCACCAAAGCCACCGCCGATGTGGAGGCCCCCTGCGAGGGGTTTGTGCGCGCGCTGGGAGTGCGTGAGGGCCAGCGCGCAAAGGTCGGTCAGCCCCTGTGCGCGCTGACAGCGACGGCCGAGGAGCCGGTGCATCTCTCCTCGGCTCAGACCGCAGCCGGCGCGCAGGCCGAGGGTGATCTTCCGCGCGCCACGCGCCGCGCCGCAGCGCTGGCCAGTGAGTATGAGGTTGATCTTCGCACCATTCCGCACGAAGGCATCCTCACCGAGCGCGATATTCTGGCGCATCTGGGCCAGGGCCAGGGCGCGCTGCGCGCGCCCCGCGATCAGGCCAGCCAGGCCCGCGCCGACATGGAGGTAGGCGGCGGCGGTGACGCCATCGTGATCTATGGCGCCGGCGGTCATGCCCGCGTGGTCATCGATATGGTCCGAGAAGGACGCCGCGATCTGCGCATCATCGGCATCATCGACGACGCGCCCGACCGCCCCGCCGAGCTGCTGGGAGTGCCGGTGCTGGGCGACGCCTCGATGTTCGCCGGGCTGCGCGAGCGCGGCGTGCGCCTGGCCGCGCTCGGCGTGGGCGCGGTCACCCACAACGCGCTGCGCGCCGAGCTCTTCTCGCGCCTTAAACGCGAGGGCTTCTTGATGCCCAACCTCATTCACCCTCGCGCCGCGGTGGAGTCTTCGGCGCAGATGGGCCAGGGCAACCAGATCTTCGCCGGCGCCGTGGTCAGCTCGTGTGTGCGCCTGGGGGATAACACGATCATCAACTCCAACGTGGTCGTCAGCCATGATTGCGTCATCGACGACCACGCCCACCTCACCCCCGGCGCGCTCCTGGCCGGGGGCGTCCAGGTGGGGCCCCGGTCTGTGGTGGGCATGGGTGCCACAATCTTTCTGGGCGTGCGCGTGGGCGCCGACGTGATCGTGGGCAACGGCTCCCACATCCTGCAGGACCTCGACGATCAGCAGGTGGTGCGCGCTGGCGAGCGCTGA
- a CDS encoding sugar transferase, which yields MPLYDHLKRTMDVVAAGAGLVATAPVLAASAAAVYATMGRPIFYRQQRPGLHGVPFKLIKFRTMRLSAPGQDDIGSEASRITPVGQFLRSTSLDELPTLINVLRGEMSLVGPRPLLMRYLPRYSAEQARRHEVRPGVTGWAQINGRNALSWDQKFALDVWYVDHRSLALDLKILVGTVGKVFAREGISQSGHATMPEFMGDEATDEEASGNDFTTARKGA from the coding sequence ATGCCCCTGTACGACCACCTCAAACGCACCATGGATGTTGTCGCCGCCGGCGCCGGCCTTGTGGCCACCGCCCCGGTGCTCGCCGCGAGCGCGGCGGCGGTGTACGCCACGATGGGCCGCCCGATCTTTTATCGGCAGCAGCGCCCCGGACTGCATGGCGTGCCCTTTAAGCTGATCAAGTTTCGCACCATGCGCCTCTCGGCCCCCGGCCAGGATGATATCGGCAGTGAGGCGAGCCGAATTACCCCGGTGGGGCAATTCTTGCGCTCCACCAGCCTCGATGAGCTCCCGACGCTTATCAACGTGCTGCGTGGCGAGATGAGCCTTGTGGGGCCGCGTCCGCTTTTGATGCGTTATCTGCCCCGCTACAGCGCCGAACAGGCGCGCCGTCATGAGGTGCGTCCCGGTGTCACGGGCTGGGCTCAGATCAACGGGCGCAACGCCCTGAGCTGGGATCAGAAGTTTGCCCTGGACGTCTGGTACGTCGACCACCGCTCGCTTGCCCTCGACCTGAAAATCCTGGTGGGCACGGTGGGTAAGGTCTTCGCGCGCGAAGGCATCAGCCAGAGCGGGCATGCGACGATGCCCGAGTTTATGGGCGACGAAGCCACCGACGAAGAGGCCTCCGGCAACGACTTCACCACCGCGCGCAAAGGCGCATAA
- a CDS encoding ATP-grasp domain-containing protein, protein MKVLITGAGALLGQGIIRALRATTLDATIIAVDPSPLAAGLYWAHRAHLVPLAADPEFLPQFEEILASECPDVVLVGTDVELRLLAAHRARLEETYHTRLLISPEQVVAIAEDKWRTYEFLRDRGLGCPISALPADARQLIDAVGFPLIVKPRVGCRSVGVHMVHDEAELDRALQLEPDAILQECVATPFDEYTAGALVFEGRCEASIVMRRLLRDGNTYQAFVAPYPELNAQVREIAEALGAFGPVNVQFRLDGERVKVFEINARFSGTTPLRACAGFNEVEIALRHLLYGEPVVQPPVQSMTILRHWAETIVTDDVAQATHSLVSPNIAGMRAALGILW, encoded by the coding sequence ATGAAGGTGCTCATCACCGGTGCCGGCGCGCTGCTCGGACAGGGGATCATCCGCGCACTTCGCGCCACCACGCTCGACGCCACGATCATCGCCGTCGACCCCAGTCCGCTGGCTGCGGGCCTCTACTGGGCGCATCGCGCCCATCTGGTTCCGCTGGCCGCTGATCCGGAGTTTTTGCCTCAGTTCGAGGAGATCCTCGCCAGCGAGTGCCCCGACGTGGTTCTGGTCGGCACCGATGTGGAGCTGCGCCTGCTCGCCGCCCATCGCGCCCGCCTCGAAGAGACCTACCACACTCGCCTGCTCATCAGCCCCGAGCAGGTCGTGGCGATCGCCGAAGATAAATGGCGAACCTACGAGTTTCTGCGCGACCGTGGTCTGGGCTGCCCGATCTCCGCCCTCCCGGCCGACGCCCGCCAGCTTATCGACGCGGTGGGCTTTCCGTTGATCGTCAAACCCCGGGTGGGCTGCCGCTCGGTCGGCGTGCACATGGTTCATGATGAGGCCGAGCTCGACCGTGCGCTGCAGTTGGAACCCGACGCCATCCTCCAGGAGTGCGTCGCGACTCCTTTTGACGAATACACCGCCGGAGCGCTCGTTTTTGAGGGACGCTGTGAGGCCTCGATCGTAATGCGTCGGCTGCTGCGCGATGGCAACACCTACCAGGCGTTTGTGGCGCCTTATCCCGAGCTCAACGCCCAGGTGCGCGAGATCGCCGAGGCGCTGGGGGCCTTTGGACCGGTCAACGTGCAGTTCCGACTGGATGGCGAGCGCGTCAAAGTCTTCGAGATCAACGCGCGCTTCTCTGGCACCACGCCCCTTCGGGCCTGCGCGGGGTTTAACGAGGTGGAGATCGCGCTGCGTCACCTCCTCTATGGCGAGCCGGTGGTGCAACCCCCGGTGCAGTCGATGACCATTTTGCGCCACTGGGCCGAGACGATCGTGACCGACGATGTGGCCCAGGCGACCCACTCCCTGGTTTCACCCAACATCGCCGGGATGCGCGCGGCGCTGGGGATCCTCTGGTGA
- a CDS encoding ElyC/SanA/YdcF family protein, whose amino-acid sequence MIIIKRAFAMFLLPLGMVAAILLVGVVIGWRWPHSRVGPLLVLAATAGLLFGSCSPGANLMLRPLEERYPPLLEVDAGAMREVDYVMVLGAGFVDDDRYPLVAQIHEEGVMRLVEGIRILRKLPHARLVVSGGTRKDGRTNAEATRQLAIDLGVAPERIVMADRALDTAQEARAFEAMAGPGASLVLVTSASHMPRAMQLFERRGLKPTPAPCAHRVIEGQGGGLWPNATHLRKTERAFYEWAGRLFVTLGGS is encoded by the coding sequence ATGATCATCATCAAACGCGCCTTCGCGATGTTCCTGTTGCCCCTGGGCATGGTCGCCGCGATCCTTCTGGTGGGCGTTGTGATCGGGTGGCGCTGGCCGCACAGCCGCGTCGGTCCGCTGCTGGTCCTTGCGGCGACCGCCGGCCTGCTCTTTGGCAGCTGCTCGCCAGGCGCAAACCTTATGCTGCGCCCGCTGGAGGAGCGCTACCCTCCCTTGCTCGAGGTCGACGCCGGGGCCATGCGTGAAGTTGACTACGTGATGGTCCTGGGCGCGGGTTTTGTCGACGACGATCGCTACCCGCTCGTCGCCCAGATCCACGAAGAGGGCGTGATGCGCCTGGTCGAAGGCATCCGCATCCTGCGAAAGCTCCCGCACGCCAGGCTCGTGGTCAGTGGCGGAACGCGCAAAGACGGGCGCACCAACGCCGAGGCCACCCGCCAACTCGCCATCGATCTGGGCGTGGCGCCCGAGCGCATCGTGATGGCCGATCGCGCCCTCGATACCGCGCAGGAGGCCCGGGCCTTTGAGGCGATGGCCGGCCCCGGCGCAAGCCTTGTTCTTGTGACCAGCGCCTCGCATATGCCCCGGGCGATGCAGCTCTTTGAGCGTCGCGGGCTCAAACCCACCCCCGCCCCCTGCGCCCACCGCGTCATTGAGGGGCAGGGCGGTGGTCTCTGGCCCAACGCCACCCACCTGCGAAAAACCGAACGCGCCTTCTACGAGTGGGCCGGCCGCCTCTTTGTGACGCTGGGCGGAAGTTGA
- the rfbD gene encoding dTDP-4-dehydrorhamnose reductase translates to MVSTIVIASAGQLGSELMAALKARGEAAVGVNLESCNLDDPQSIEATLARYPGVTRIFNAGAFTQVDRAEQEPQAAFRTNALGVGFLAHACAERQITLVHFSTDYVFGEGHSRPILEDAAPNPLSVYGRSKLLGERLALQHNPRTFVLRSCGLYGPSHPNFVRAMLRVGQGSEPVAIVNDQIVTPTPARTLAEVAIALSTRDDFGIFHATAQGQCSWFDFARALFDHLDLRPRLRPVDSQSWGAAARRPTYSVLENRALKHLQLDSFGDWYAELAAFLNDHGQRLLDELRPAPDLGAGHRPAAP, encoded by the coding sequence ATGGTCTCGACCATCGTCATTGCCAGCGCCGGGCAGCTGGGGAGCGAACTTATGGCCGCGCTCAAAGCCCGTGGCGAGGCGGCCGTGGGTGTCAATCTGGAGAGCTGCAACCTCGACGATCCGCAGAGCATCGAAGCTACCTTAGCGCGCTACCCCGGGGTCACGCGCATCTTCAACGCCGGGGCGTTCACCCAGGTCGACCGGGCGGAGCAGGAGCCCCAGGCGGCCTTTCGCACCAACGCGCTCGGTGTGGGATTTTTAGCCCACGCCTGCGCCGAGCGCCAGATCACCCTGGTGCACTTCTCCACCGACTACGTTTTTGGCGAGGGACACAGCCGCCCCATCTTAGAAGACGCCGCGCCCAATCCACTCTCGGTTTACGGGCGCAGCAAACTTCTCGGAGAACGCCTGGCGCTGCAGCATAACCCCAGAACTTTCGTGCTGCGCAGCTGCGGGCTCTACGGCCCCTCCCACCCCAACTTCGTGCGTGCGATGTTGCGCGTGGGCCAGGGCTCAGAGCCGGTGGCCATCGTCAACGATCAGATCGTCACGCCCACGCCCGCCCGCACCCTGGCAGAGGTCGCCATCGCCCTGTCCACGCGCGATGATTTCGGCATCTTCCACGCCACCGCCCAGGGCCAGTGCTCCTGGTTCGATTTTGCCCGCGCCCTCTTCGACCACCTCGATCTTCGCCCGCGCCTCCGCCCGGTCGACTCCCAGAGTTGGGGGGCCGCGGCCAGGCGCCCGACCTACTCGGTGCTGGAGAACCGCGCCCTCAAACACCTTCAACTCGATTCCTTCGGCGACTGGTACGCCGAGCTCGCCGCCTTCCTCAACGACCACGGCCAGCGCCTGCTCGATGAGCTGCGCCCCGCGCCTGACCTCGGCGCTGGACATCGGCCCGCTGCGCCTTAA
- a CDS encoding gamma-glutamylcyclotransferase — translation MWIFGYGSLIWRPGFAFEARQPGLIRGFRRVFYQGSPDHRGVPNAPGRVVTLLPDPGATTFGVAFKLGASESARILQQLDVREQGGYERHLLPVFAPDQNAPLIDEALVYLAGVDNPHYLGEAPVEAIADHVLRSHGPSGPNTEYVLRLAEALRAEGAHDPHVFAIERALRQLLEDSAL, via the coding sequence ATGTGGATCTTTGGTTACGGCTCGCTGATCTGGCGCCCGGGCTTTGCCTTTGAGGCTCGCCAGCCCGGCTTGATTCGTGGGTTTCGCCGCGTCTTCTACCAGGGCTCCCCCGACCACCGAGGTGTTCCCAACGCCCCGGGGCGCGTCGTCACCCTTCTTCCCGACCCGGGCGCAACCACCTTCGGCGTCGCCTTTAAACTCGGCGCCTCCGAGAGCGCCCGCATCCTCCAACAACTCGATGTGCGCGAGCAGGGCGGCTATGAGCGCCATCTTCTGCCGGTCTTTGCTCCCGACCAAAACGCCCCACTGATCGATGAGGCGCTCGTCTACCTGGCCGGCGTCGACAACCCCCACTACCTGGGCGAGGCGCCGGTGGAGGCGATCGCAGACCACGTGCTGCGCAGCCACGGCCCCAGCGGCCCCAACACCGAGTACGTGTTGCGCCTGGCCGAAGCCCTGCGCGCCGAGGGCGCCCACGACCCGCACGTCTTCGCGATCGAGCGCGCCCTGCGCCAACTTCTCGAGGATTCCGCACTCTGA
- the yidD gene encoding membrane protein insertion efficiency factor YidD → MLRPPPHIKSIAMLVLVLLLSACQSTPTAKPGANAWATAGGMPAGAVARASMPEGGPAGWEESGGGGASANSGIFTTAYRLYSRHLTAVDGPRCEHRPTCSRYAYEAVQHHGFLLGSWLAVDRLMRSNSSSVLRRLPIEKIEEGSVYYRDPVDDNDFFL, encoded by the coding sequence ATGCTTCGCCCCCCCCCGCACATCAAGTCCATCGCAATGCTGGTGCTGGTACTGCTCTTGAGCGCCTGCCAGAGCACGCCGACGGCAAAGCCGGGGGCTAACGCCTGGGCTACAGCCGGCGGGATGCCGGCCGGAGCGGTGGCGCGCGCGTCGATGCCCGAGGGCGGTCCGGCGGGCTGGGAGGAGAGCGGGGGCGGCGGGGCGTCTGCGAATTCGGGCATATTTACAACGGCGTACCGGCTCTACTCGCGGCATCTCACCGCGGTCGATGGGCCGCGCTGCGAACATCGCCCCACCTGCTCGCGTTATGCCTATGAGGCCGTGCAGCATCACGGTTTTCTGCTGGGCTCCTGGCTGGCTGTCGATCGTCTGATGCGCTCGAACAGCTCCAGCGTCTTGCGGCGCCTGCCGATCGAGAAGATCGAGGAGGGCTCCGTCTACTACCGCGATCCGGTCGACGATAATGACTTCTTCCTCTAG